CTGTGTTTGCAAGGCGGGAATGGGGTCTTTTTGCTTCCATGCTTCCACTTCACTTTTATCTCTGTACAGGTCAGCATCAAACATAGAGTGCGCGCGAAACCGGTAGGTGTTACATACAAGAAAATAAGGCCTCCCTGTTTTTTGTATCTTTACCACGGCCAACCGGGCTGCTGCTTCTACGGCCAGCACATCCATCCCATTCACGGCAACGGCTTCAATTCCATAGGCGGCTCCTTTTTTCTCCAGTTCCTGTATGGCATGGGAATACCTGATGGCTGTTCCCATGGCATATAAATTATTCTCACAAACCATCAGCAGAGGAACACCCCATAATGCTGCCAGGTTCATTGATTCATGAAAAGCGCCTTCGGCCACAGCTCCGTCGCCAAAGAAACAACAGGTAATGTTTTTTTTATTTTGTTTTTTGGCGGCCAGGGCCATTCCAACGGCAATAGGTAAATGGCCCGCAACAATGGCATTGCCGCCATAAAACTTTTTATTGATATCAAATAAATGCATCGAACCGCCCCTGCCCCTGCAACAGCCCTGCACTTTTCCATACATCTCGGCCATTAATAAGGAGGCATCTATACCACGCGCCAGGGCATGGCCATGCTCTCGGTACGTACTTAAGATGGTATCCTCAGCCGACAGGCATTGGATCACCCCGGTTGCAACCGCTTCCTCCCCAATATACAAATGAAGAAATCCGCGGATCCTGGTCTTTGTATACATTTCAGCGGCCTTTTCTTCAAACCGCCTGATCCGCATCATCTGGGATAAAAGCTGTATACCATGTTCTCTGTCAACGGCAGGCAGATCCTGTATGGAGATTTCGTTCGGCATATTCATTTTATTCAAGTGTTGAAGTGTCCCCTTCTGGCAATCCCAACTCGCGCGATCTTAACAACCGCCTCAAGATTTTTCCGCTTTTAGTTTTGGGCAATTCATTCACAAAAGCAATTTCTTTAGGGGCAACGGCCGGTCCCAGTTTCTGCCGGGCAAAGCCCAGAATATCCAATTGCACTTTCTCATTTCCGGTAAACCCGGGTTTCAGGATAATGAATGCTTTCACCATTTCTCCTATTACCGGATCCGGTTTTCCAATCACAGCGGCTTCAGCCACCGCCTCGTGCTGCATCAATGTACTTTCTACTTCAAAAGGCCCTACCATATGACCGGAGGTCTTAATAATATCATCAGCCCGTCCCACAAACCAGTAATATCCATCGGCATCTTTTTTTGCCAGATCGCCCGTGAGATACCATTCATCCCGAAAACATTTATTATATCTTTCTTCCTCGTTCAAATAAGTGCGGAACATGGAAGGCCATCCTTTTTTCAATACCAGATGTCCCTGTTTACCAGGTTCTGTTACCAGTTGAAACGACGAACCGGTAACATCGGCAATAGCGGCTTCAATGCCGGGCAATGGCTTTCCCATTGATCCTGGCTTTATTTTCATGGACGGGAAATTAGCGATCATAATTCCCCCGGTTTCGGTTTGCCACCAGTTGTCCAGAATGGGTATGCCAAATGTTTTAACGCCCCACAATACAGCTTCCGCATGCAGGGGCTCACCTACACTGCCAATTAACCTGAGCTGGCTCAGATCATAAACAGAAGCGGGTTTTATATTCATACGCATTAACCTGCGGATAGCGGTTGGGGCTGTATACCATATATTCACTCTTTGATCCTGAAGTATTGTATACCACCTGGCAGCATCGAATTCTTCTTCGTCAACAATGGTGGTAACCCCATTCACCAGCGGTGCAATGATACCATACGATGTACCGGTAACCCAACCAGGGTCGGCCGTACACCAGAAAACATCCCCTTTCCTGAGATCCAGTACATATTTTCCACTCACATAATGCATCAGCACTGCATTATGAACATGCAAAGCGCCTTTAGGCAGGCCGGTGGTGCCACTGGTAAAGTGCAGTAATGCAGCATCTTCAGGATCAGTGGCCGGTATAGTGAATTCATCAGACGCCTCTTTCATCAATACAGGAAGCGATAACACTTTTCCATCAACATGACTGTCTATATCAGTTAACAAAACAAATTTGAGTACCGGTAATCTGTTCAGTAGCCCCTTCACCTTTTTCTCAAACAATGACCGGGTTGTTACCAGCACTTTTGCGTCACCGAGGTGTAATCGTTGAAAAACAGGTTCCGGCCCGAATACAGAAAACAAAGGACAGAAAACGGCTGTCATCTTCAGAGACCCTAGTGCCGAAAGATATAGATCCGGAACACGGCCCAGCAGGGAAAAGATCCGTTCGCCTTTCATTATCCCCAACCTTAACAGCACATTGGCAAAACGTGAACTCAATTTTTGCAAACCAGCATAAGTATAATTTTCAACACTCATGTCTTTCCTTATCCACCGCAAGGCAATAGTTTGTGCTTTTTCACCGGAAGCATGGCGTTCAACTGCTTCATAGGCGATATTCAAACCCTTATTTCCCGGCAGTCCTGTTAGTTGGTTACATTCCTCTGCCCAACTGAACTTCCGGGAAAATGATTCATATTGCTGCAGGTTATATGCACTGGCGCGTTGCATGATTTCCAAACTTTCCATAATGGCAATATTATATTCCGAATGTATCTGAATTACCGGTATCTGGCAATGAGGGCCGTCATGCCGTTTACTGATCATTTACAATTTATCACTGTTACCCCATTGTAATTTTATCTTTCTGAACTGTTCCATCCGTTTCCAGGAATGTGTATTTAGAATATTTGCCTTTTCACACCAGCCACGGCGTGCCACCGAAACACCCAGTTGCATGAAGTCGAATTGCGTGAGGGCATGTGCATCTGTACCTATCGCAATCATTACGCCGGCTGCTACTGCCTCTTTAACCAGGTAATCGGGCAGATCGAGCCGGTCTGGTTGCGCATTGATCTCAATGGCAGTTCCGGTTTTGTTCAGTATTTCAAATAATTTATTCCAGTCAACGTCATACCCATCCCTTCTATTGATCAACCGGCCCCACGGATGGCCAATGCAATTCACATATTTGTTTGCACAGGCCTTCAACAGCCTTTCCGTATTATCTTTCTTAAACCCGCTGTGTATAGAGGCAACCACCCAATCCAAGTGCTGCAACAGTTCATTGGGGAGGTCAAGACTGCCATTGGCCAGGATGTCTACCTCCGCCCCTTTCTTTACCAGGTTTTTTCCCAGTTTTTTATTGATCCGCTCTATTTCCCTAAATAGATCTGTAAAATCGGCTGGTTGCAATCCATGCGCAACGCGCTCACTGGGTGAATGGTCCGTGATCACTATATATTCATAAGCCGGGAATTCTTTACAGATATAACGGGCTATCGTTTCTATTTCATCGGCCCCATCGCTCCAGGTACTGTGCAGGTGCAGATCACCTTTCATATCTTTCAGTTGAAGCAGCCCGGGAATATGTTTTTTCCGGGCGGTCTCAATTTCTCTTCCTGCTTCACGAAGCTCCGGCGGAATAAATTGCAGATCAAACAAACGGTATATCTCTTCCTCGGTAGTACCGGGCAGCTTTCTGTCAGTTACTGCATCAAAAACACCATATTCGTTCAATTTATATCCCTGTGCCCTGGCCAGGGCCCGAAGCGCAATATTATGTTCTTTTGATCCGGTGAAATAAAGCAAGGCGGCACCATATTCGTGTGCCTGCACCAGCCGGAGATCTACCTGTGTACCGGAGCCTTTTAAAACAATGGCCGCTCTTGTATCGCCTTTTGCCAAAACCCTGTCTGTCTGAGGAAGTGAAGCGAACCGGGTCACAATTTTTTTCCAGTCTTTTTTGTCGGCAGTAGCAACAATATCTATATCGCCAATGGTCTCCTTTTTTCTACGCAGGCTGCCGGCAAGCGCTGCTTTTTTTATTCCAGGCAACTGCAATACCTGCTGTAAAATATCTTCACCTGTACGCTGCGCATCCCATAACAGCATGCGCGAATGGGCCTGTTTAAAAAGTTTCAATCCGCGTTTTATATTTTCAACCTTTTTTGAGGCGAAGCCTTTCAGGTTTTCCAGCTTACCCGCCTCAATAGCAGCGATCAATTCTTCTTTATTGTTGATATGCAGCCGCCTGTGTAATGTTTTAACGGTAGCAGGCCCCAATCCATTTATATCCATAAGTTCGAGCAATCCCAGCGGCACCTTTTTCTTGAGCTGGTCAAACGTGTTGATCTTACCGGTATGTAGATACTCTATTATTTTTTCACCAATGCTTTCTCCAATGCCTTTTAATTCGTGCAGGCCATCGTTTTTACCTGCATATTCCGAAATATCATTTTTCAAATTATTGATGGTCCTGTTGGCGCTATCGTAAGCCATAACCCTGAAACGATGTTTGGCCCCCAGATAACGATAGCAGGAGGCCATTTGATGAAAAATAGCTGCCAGCTCGGGGTTATGCTTTTCCGTCTTTTTAGAAACAGTTATCAGCTCCATAACAAACAATTTATTTAAATGAACAATGGGTTTATATAGGGCAGGCCGTATTGGTAACACCACATTTTATAACCTGTTTAGCTTTTACATTGTAACGAAAAATGGTGATACCCTTCAGTTGTTCTTTCCAGGCCATTTTATAAATAGCATCAATATCATGAATGGTCGCCTCTTCCGGTAGGTTGATGGTTTTGGAAACAGCATTCTCCCTGTCACCTGTTTTCAGCAGATAACGTTGTTGCATAACTTTTAATGCATTACAGGAAAAAGATGGCGACTCCTGTATTGTTTTTTTACTACCATGCATATACTGAATCTTCCAGTTCCATGTGATTTTCCACTTCGGTTACCCCCGGCGCCGACCAAACGGCATTGATCGCATCTTCCTGTTCCGCGAACGAACGCACCTTTC
The Niastella koreensis GR20-10 genome window above contains:
- the pdhA gene encoding pyruvate dehydrogenase (acetyl-transferring) E1 component subunit alpha → MPNEISIQDLPAVDREHGIQLLSQMMRIRRFEEKAAEMYTKTRIRGFLHLYIGEEAVATGVIQCLSAEDTILSTYREHGHALARGIDASLLMAEMYGKVQGCCRGRGGSMHLFDINKKFYGGNAIVAGHLPIAVGMALAAKKQNKKNITCCFFGDGAVAEGAFHESMNLAALWGVPLLMVCENNLYAMGTAIRYSHAIQELEKKGAAYGIEAVAVNGMDVLAVEAAARLAVVKIQKTGRPYFLVCNTYRFRAHSMFDADLYRDKSEVEAWKQKDPIPALQTQLLEQRLVSEEELQKIKNDIEQEMQAAVAFAEGSALEPVEELTKFVYSNKG
- the acsA gene encoding acetate--CoA ligase, translating into MESLEIMQRASAYNLQQYESFSRKFSWAEECNQLTGLPGNKGLNIAYEAVERHASGEKAQTIALRWIRKDMSVENYTYAGLQKLSSRFANVLLRLGIMKGERIFSLLGRVPDLYLSALGSLKMTAVFCPLFSVFGPEPVFQRLHLGDAKVLVTTRSLFEKKVKGLLNRLPVLKFVLLTDIDSHVDGKVLSLPVLMKEASDEFTIPATDPEDAALLHFTSGTTGLPKGALHVHNAVLMHYVSGKYVLDLRKGDVFWCTADPGWVTGTSYGIIAPLVNGVTTIVDEEEFDAARWYTILQDQRVNIWYTAPTAIRRLMRMNIKPASVYDLSQLRLIGSVGEPLHAEAVLWGVKTFGIPILDNWWQTETGGIMIANFPSMKIKPGSMGKPLPGIEAAIADVTGSSFQLVTEPGKQGHLVLKKGWPSMFRTYLNEEERYNKCFRDEWYLTGDLAKKDADGYYWFVGRADDIIKTSGHMVGPFEVESTLMQHEAVAEAAVIGKPDPVIGEMVKAFIILKPGFTGNEKVQLDILGFARQKLGPAVAPKEIAFVNELPKTKSGKILRRLLRSRELGLPEGDTSTLE
- the polX gene encoding DNA polymerase/3'-5' exonuclease PolX; the encoded protein is MELITVSKKTEKHNPELAAIFHQMASCYRYLGAKHRFRVMAYDSANRTINNLKNDISEYAGKNDGLHELKGIGESIGEKIIEYLHTGKINTFDQLKKKVPLGLLELMDINGLGPATVKTLHRRLHINNKEELIAAIEAGKLENLKGFASKKVENIKRGLKLFKQAHSRMLLWDAQRTGEDILQQVLQLPGIKKAALAGSLRRKKETIGDIDIVATADKKDWKKIVTRFASLPQTDRVLAKGDTRAAIVLKGSGTQVDLRLVQAHEYGAALLYFTGSKEHNIALRALARAQGYKLNEYGVFDAVTDRKLPGTTEEEIYRLFDLQFIPPELREAGREIETARKKHIPGLLQLKDMKGDLHLHSTWSDGADEIETIARYICKEFPAYEYIVITDHSPSERVAHGLQPADFTDLFREIERINKKLGKNLVKKGAEVDILANGSLDLPNELLQHLDWVVASIHSGFKKDNTERLLKACANKYVNCIGHPWGRLINRRDGYDVDWNKLFEILNKTGTAIEINAQPDRLDLPDYLVKEAVAAGVMIAIGTDAHALTQFDFMQLGVSVARRGWCEKANILNTHSWKRMEQFRKIKLQWGNSDKL